aaatataactaaataatTCATGTCAAGCTTACAGGCAAATACAATTTGGCTATTGAAGTAAGGGCATCTGCAGCAGATTGCTTCCTGACAAATAACTAATTTTTTACTATTAGCCAATGTGTTCAATAGAGTCGAGAACTAGAAACTAACCCAGGAAGTAGCAAATTCTCCACACTAGAACCTAACTTCAGATGCCCACAACGAATCATATACCAACCATATGATAAAGTGTTAGTAATAGTTTTATAAAGGGATatcaaaagagggaaaaaaaaactcctgaGAGTACAGAAAAATGCACCAGCACATATAGACACTGACCAAAAATAGGATGAATGTTAATAAATCACAGAATGgcattttagggggaaaaagtaaaatctatttcttccacatgtattttattatcatttctatttttcaggaTAAAATAGACTGTTATTGTTTCATTACTAGTACAATTTAGGagtcatgtgatttttttttttttaactgagaggATCTTTTATGTGTCTTAACTGGAATTGAAAAGGCCGTCCCCAAAGCCTTAACTAATACTTCAGACAAGCTAGCCCAAAGTGGATGGACCCCAGCTCATTTAATTTGGCTGCAGggcttttttttccatttctgaattAGAGACTGTGTCTTAatttcatataaagaaaaatatatcatttaaaaattatttgacgacgataaaaacttacaaattaaACTGGGAAAATATGTTCTTCTGGATAAAATGTCtgctattttcaatatttaacagAAATATAGTActctatggggtgcctgggtggctcagtggctaagtgtctgcttttggctcagatcgtgatcctggggtcccggatggagtcccaaatcctgcctccatcgggctccctgctcagtgaggagcctgcttctccctctgcccatgtttctgcctctctctctgtgtctctcatgaataaacaaacaaaatgtttaaaagaaaaaaaaaagtaagactctAGTGTTTCCCAGTGTGGTCAGCAGAATTCTAAAATGACCCTCAAGATTCCCACACCCTGGTGCGTAAAGACCCTGTACATCCCCCTTGAATGGGAAAGGACCTACTAATATGATATCACTCCTGTAAGTAGCTTATGTTActtggaaataaatgaagggaTTTTGCATATGTAGTCAAGTGCCCAATGGTTTACTTTAAGTTCATTATAAAGATCATCCAAGGTAGACCTGACCTAATAAGGtaaggcatttatttaaaaaaaggagagtctAGAGATTAGAGATAGGAGAAATGAGAGGGGCTCTTCAGCCATGATGTGAACTACATGTGGAGAGAGACAGTCTTTGGGAGCTGAAGACCACTGTCTACAAcagcaaggaactgaattctgctcTCAGCCTGAATGTAGTTTGAAGGGGCCTCCAAACCTTACATGGGATTATAGCCCcagctaacaccttgattttaactGAGACCTAAACTAAGCTATTTCATACCTGGACTCCTAATTgtgaaactgtgaaataatatttatgttgttttaggCCACTAAGTTTATAAGTAATGGAGCAATAAAAACTAATGCAACCAATAGACAATTAGTCAGGTTTCATGGTTTATTCCCAAgtataaaagacattaaaagtcATCTAGTCCAACTCTTTATCCAAGTAGATATGTACATACTTTCCTGATTAGACAAATTAACCTCTCCTTATTTCTTTCACTACATCCTTTTTAATACACTGAAAGTCTTTGTGTAGTTTTTAGGAACTGATCTCATAATCCATTCATTTCCTTAGACATCCTTCACATGTTTATCTACGTGGTTGGAAACAACATGCACAGAGATCATTATGGTGCTGCAAAGTGGTCCACTTACCAATGCACAGGACTATGCGGTGCTTAGTTAAAATTAGCTGGTCCAAAAGCAGATTTGAGTTTGGCCATCCAATTTATTAGCTCATTAGGATGTGAACCACTGACCAGGATAAAAAATTTTGAATGTGGACATATTCTAGAAGTCAATTATAAATGGAAGGGAATTTATAAATTCACATAATTTTGAAATGGGATTGTGAAGATTTAGGTACAGATTCTAGCTCCAACGTTAATTCATCATGTCATTTTATAGAAGGCCTGAATCTCCATACATAATTTATAAAGTTatgttatttattagagaaactCTCTAATGGCCCTTCTActacaaatgttctttttttttcattatcccatgacatttactctctctcttctttttaattggagttcagtttgtcaacatatagcataaaacccagtgctcatcccgccaagtgccccccctcagtgcccatcagtCAGTCACTccaacctcccgcccacctccctttccactaccccttgttcgtttcccagagttaggtgtctctcatgttttgtcaccctcactgatattttcactcattttctctcctttccctttattccctttcattaatttttatattccccaaatgaatgagaccatataatgtttgtcctccaattgacttatttcactcagcataataccctctggatccatccacgttgaagcaaatggtgggtacttgtcatttctgatggctgagtaatattccactgtatgcatttaccacatcttctttatccattcatcttttgaaggacaccgaggctccttccagcttggctattgtggacattgctgctataaacattggggtgcaggtgttccagtgtttcactgcatctgtaagataagaaatttaagaagtCTATCTAGGTGACCATCTGGTAGAGAAGAAGGTATCCTAAATTTATTCTATAATGATGCCACTTATGCTTTGCTATTATAGAACTCCAGTTATATATTGAATTATCagaggtcttttaaaaatgtattattttagggacgccagggtggctgagcagttgagtgtctgcctttggctcagggcgtgatcccgtggtcccgggatcaaattctgcatcgggttccccatggggagcctgcttctccctctgcctctgtttctgcctctctgtctctcatgaataaatgaataaaatctttttaaaaaatgtataattttagggatccctgagtggcttggtggtcgagcgtctgcctttggctcaggctgtgatcctagggtcctgggattgagtgctgcatcagtcttcccatggggagcctacctctccctctacctatgtctctgccactctctgtgtctcttgagaataaataaataaaatgtttttaaaaattaaatagattaaaaatgtattattttacaaatgatgtactatatgttggctaattgaatttaaatttaaaaactccatGTTTTAATCAatgattcttattttatatataagaacCACAGGATTTCTATAGCCATTTTTTCAAACTTgtcaatcaatttttaaatatctcttaatTATCATAGACCTCATGGAATAATTGGGAAACTGAAGCACTTTTAAAAGGCACttcttggggtgcttgggtgactctgTTCATTGAGTATTTGACTCTCtgttttgactcagatcatggtctcctggttgtgggatcaagtcccacattgggctctgtgttctgtgcggagtctgctgcagattctctcactccctctcacccacactctcagtctctgtctctcaaataaataaataaatatcttaaaaataataaaaataaaaaaaaacaaagaggcacTTCTTGACAATTTGAGATGAAAAACTAGATCTTTTCATCAGGTCAGTGAGGCATTCCATGGAAGGAAACTATGGCACATATGAGATTGTAATCATAATTACAATGTAATGTCATTTCACCTGGGTCAGCAgtgccttctcttctctcttttctgattttagaagCACCAAGCAATGACTGGGGGAGGAAATACTACAGAGATCACTTATTTCATCCTTTTGGGATTCTCTGATTTCCCCAGAATCCTAGCAGTGCTCTTTGCTGTATTCCTGCTGATTTACATTTTGACTCTGACTTGGAACCTGGGCCTCATCATCTTAATAAGGATGGACTCTCACCTCCACacgcccatgtacttcttcctcagtAATCTGTCCTTCATAGATGTCTGCTATGTGACCTCTACAGCTCCCAAGATGCTCTCCAACTTTTTCCAAGAGCAGCAAACCATCACCTTTGTGGGTTGTGCCGTTCAGTACTTTGTCTTTTCAACCATGGGACTGAGTGAGTCTTGTCTCATGACAGCCATGGCTTATGACCGATACACTGCCATTTGTAATCCACTTCTCTATTCATCAGTCATGTCACCCACGCTCTGTATTCAGATGGTGCTGGGATCCTATCTGGCTGCACTCTCTGCTTCTATATCCCAGTTGTGTGCCATGTTTCAGCTTCATTTCTGTGGGCCTAATGTCATCAATCACTTCTTCTGTGACATGCCCCAACTATTAGTCCTGTCCTGCACTGACACTTTGTTTGTAAACCTCTTGACTGCTATATTAACAATGATCTTTGGGATAATAAATGCCTTTATTATTATGATATCTTATGGCTTTATTGTCATGTCCATCATGAAAATCACTTCAGCTAAAGGCAGATCCAAAGCTTTCAACACCTGTGCTTCTCATCTGACAGCAGTTTCTCTCTTCTATACCTCAGGTATCTTTGTCTATTTGAGTTCCAGCTCTG
The Canis lupus familiaris isolate Mischka breed German Shepherd chromosome 18, alternate assembly UU_Cfam_GSD_1.0, whole genome shotgun sequence genome window above contains:
- the OR5AN1E gene encoding olfactory receptor family 5 subfamily AN member 1E (The RefSeq protein has 1 substitution compared to this genomic sequence), whose translation is MTGGGNTTEITYFILLGFSDFPRILAVLFAVFLLIYILTLTWNLGLIILIRMDSHLHTPMYFFLSNLSFIDVCYVTSTAPKMLSNFFQEQQTITFVGCAVQYFVFSTMGLSESCLMTAMAYDRYTAICNPLLYSSVMSPTLCIQMVLGSYLAALSASISQLCAMFQLHFCGLNVINHFFCDMPQLLVLSCTDTLFVNLLTAILTMIFGIINAFIIMISYGFIVMSIMKITSAKGRSKAFNTCASHLTAVSLFYTSGIFVYLSSSSGGSSSFDRFASVFYTVVIPMLNPLIYSLRNKEIKDALKRLPKKTWYC